In Puntigrus tetrazona isolate hp1 chromosome 24, ASM1883169v1, whole genome shotgun sequence, a genomic segment contains:
- the pkia gene encoding cAMP-dependent protein kinase inhibitor alpha, protein MTDVEVTYEDFIASGRTGRRNAVHDILGTSGGLDASGLSQTLSELNISKAEAGNDEEKSQSLADSDSKQEEGKGEGT, encoded by the exons ATGACTGATGTCGAGGTGACATATGAAGACTTCATCGCATCTGGAAGGACCGGCAGACGCAATGCTGTCCACGACATCCTGGGAACCTCCGGCGGCCTGGACGCCAGCGGACTCTCCCAAACTCTGTCTGAGCTCAATATCAGCAAAGCAG AGGCAGGGAACGACGAAGAGAAAAGCCAGAGCTTGGCAGACTCCGACTCCAAGCAGGAAGAAGGCAAAGGAGAAGGTACATAA